In the Candidatus Rokuibacteriota bacterium genome, CCCGCCTGCCACGGCAGCTCCTGAAGGCTCTGCGAAAGATAGAAGAGGTAGAGCAGTCGGACCGCTCAGCAACAATCAGGAAACTCTTGTATCGCGCAGTTGCCGACTGGAAGAAAGACCATGCTGCAAGGCTTTATGGCGAGCGGAAGCTGACATTGGAACGCGCGGCGATGGAAGCAGAGGTGAGCGTTCGCGAAATGATGGAATACCTCAGACAAAAAAAGGTCCCTGGCCAATATGACCTCAGCGAACTAGAAGAGGATATGGCGCGGCTTTATAAGAAGGTGGCGGTGTAGCTCAGAGGCAGAGCAG is a window encoding:
- a CDS encoding UPF0175 family protein — its product is MKKEELVAARLPRQLLKALRKIEEVEQSDRSATIRKLLYRAVADWKKDHAARLYGERKLTLERAAMEAEVSVREMMEYLRQKKVPGQYDLSELEEDMARLYKKVAV